A stretch of DNA from Candidatus Kapaibacterium thiocyanatum:
GGTTTCGATGACCTGTTCGAAGGCACGGAAGAAGACGTCGCGGCAGTCGGGATAGCCGCTCGAATCCTCTTCGACCGCACCGATGTAGATGGCTCGGGCGGAGAGCACTTCGGCCCAACTCGTAGCGATGGCGAGGATGTTGGCGTTGCGGAACGGCACATACGACGAAGGTACGGCGTCCGCATCATCACCGGCGCCGGCGCCGTTCTTCGCCAGCGTCGTATCGTCGACGGAAATCAGGTCGTCCGTCAGGCTGCTGCCACCGATCGCTGCCAGGTGGGAGATGTCGACGACCAACCTTCGCACGATGCCGTAGTGATCGCAGATCGCATGGAAGCTGCGCAGCTCACGCTCCTGCGTACGCTGACCGTAGTTCACGTGAAGGGCGGCCACGTCGTATCCATCCTCGATGGCCCGGGCACAGGTGACGCATGAATCCATGCCACCGGAGAGCAGGACGACGGCGAGTGTCGACTTCATTGACGTTCCATCGAATCGGGTACGAATAAAAAAGGCCCGACCAGCGGTCGAGCCGACATCATCATGCGGGAATCAGGCACAGGGTGAGCATCACCTCACTCTTCCATGACTTCCACTTCCTTGGCGGCCAGGATCGTATCGATCTCCTTGATGTACTTGTCCGTCTGCTTCTGTACATCGTCCTCGCCACGCTTGCGTTCGTCTTCGCTGTAATGTTCGGTCTTCTCGTTCTTCTTCAGTTCTTCGTTGGCATCGCGGCGGATGTTGCGCACTGCAAGCTTGCCGTCTTCTGCGATCTTCTTGCACATCTTGACGATGTCCTTGCGGCGCTCTTCCGTCAGCGGGGGTACGTTGATGCGGATCACCTGCCCGTCGTTCTGGGGCGTGATACCGAGATTGGCGGCCAGGATGGCCCTCTCGATACCACTCAATGCGGAGCGATCCCACGGCTGGATCAGGATGGAACGTGCGTCGGGCGTACTGATGCTGCCTACCTGGCCTACGGGCGTCTGCTCGCCGTAGTATTCGACCTTCACGTTATCGAGAAGGGAGGCCGAAGCGCGGCCGGTGCGGACCTTGGCGAGCTGGTGCTGTACGTGCTCGACGGCTTTTTTCATGTGCGACGAGGATTCGTCGACGATGGTTTTCACTGGCATGCGAAGTTTCTCCTGTAATGTGAGGGTTCGCGTGGAACGACGCAGCAACGGGGAACTTATTCGGAGACGATCGTGCCCACCGGTTCGCCGGTCATCAGGCGTCTGAGATTACCGCGCTCGTTCATGTTGAAGACCAGGAGAGGAATGTTGTTCTCCTGCGCCATCGTGATGGCGGTCATGTCCATGACGCGCAGGTCGCGTTCGAGGACTTCGCGATAGGTCAGCGTGTCGAAGCGTTTCGCCGTCGGATCCTTTTCCGGATCGGCCGTGTAGACGCCATCGACGCGCGTTCCCTTGATCACGACTTCGGCCTCGACTTCGATGGCCCTGAGCACTGCGGCCGTATCGGTGGTAAAATACGGATTCCCCGTACCCGCGCCGAAGAGAACCACCCGTCCCTTTTCGAGGTGACGGATCGCGCGACGCCGGATGAACCCTTCCGCGACTTGTTCCATGCGGATCGCAGTCTGGA
This window harbors:
- a CDS encoding 7-cyano-7-deazaguanine synthase QueC, giving the protein MKSTLAVVLLSGGMDSCVTCARAIEDGYDVAALHVNYGQRTQERELRSFHAICDHYGIVRRLVVDISHLAAIGGSSLTDDLISVDDTTLAKNGAGAGDDADAVPSSYVPFRNANILAIATSWAEVLSARAIYIGAVEEDSSGYPDCRDVFFRAFEQVIETGTKPGFSISIETPVIHFTKRRIVEEGIRLGAPLEHTWSCYRDNDIACGTCDSCALRLRGFQQAGVTDPIDYLVRPAY
- a CDS encoding ribosome recycling factor, with the translated sequence MKTIVDESSSHMKKAVEHVQHQLAKVRTGRASASLLDNVKVEYYGEQTPVGQVGSISTPDARSILIQPWDRSALSGIERAILAANLGITPQNDGQVIRINVPPLTEERRKDIVKMCKKIAEDGKLAVRNIRRDANEELKKNEKTEHYSEDERKRGEDDVQKQTDKYIKEIDTILAAKEVEVMEE
- a CDS encoding UMP kinase; its protein translation is MAARYRRILLKLSGESLMGSQQFGIDPDALRAFAEDVKEAFDLGIQIGVVFGGGNIFRGIQASQKGIDKVSGDHMGMLATVINCIAFQNALEALGVPTRLQTAIRMEQVAEGFIRRRAIRHLEKGRVVLFGAGTGNPYFTTDTAAVLRAIEVEAEVVIKGTRVDGVYTADPEKDPTAKRFDTLTYREVLERDLRVMDMTAITMAQENNIPLLVFNMNERGNLRRLMTGEPVGTIVSE